A region from the Methylocella sp. genome encodes:
- a CDS encoding AAA family ATPase — MRQQIVPGARSRMVREACSLFETLATERPLLLVLEDLHWADFATIDFLSALCRRRSSAKIMLIATYRPEDLKTARHPLSQMAHDLALRKYCSEFELAPLSTPAIADVLMGGADGEPIPLEFTQFIKERTGGNPLFMRVTLDYLLERGVIARTAHGWRTLTPLDKSAFETPPTLGRLIEAKIEKMTGEQRRVLEAASVAGNHFDPATAAPAAKMDEQSFEAICEGFTAFTVRRGELLTLPNNELVRTYAFTHVVFRQVLYEGIGQVRRARLHRAIGERLEEIYPPDQRNDQAIRFAQHFASARDWSKALDYLRSALRIANSRFAPHDALAILDLAVKLAANLADSARIPAEIEFLERRAAIQVAAHDPMAQESYEQLAEKASQHGDVSAQCRALVGLSYALGWHDLVRSLQVLDQVLALCEKQADPIQQDVTRITAYVRRIWGSGWNRADARRCEEALIRLKKHGDHPTVAWAQANFSMICMISTRYQEAHDLVAESYRLLSESPENLVEADLARTAWIRHFGVPWSLLSLGEFGAALTEFDAGIAAFERNGEPSAAHSLRLYRGVLLFQAMDFEGVLQACGPSEGDASEAIRILPVERRISLIFCGLAEVGLGNNAAALDYLRGAEGEMESQPVHLDWYWRLVLEWGMVNLLIADGDQAAARARAERLCDLAMQTNERAWQALAWEARARAALSCSKTSEAIDHLLKALAACEGVQAPLAEWRVHATGAMVYEAAGDVCGAGTHVRLGAALRNRLAETLPEGHALRLTFERRSGSRPTV, encoded by the coding sequence TTGCGGCAGCAAATCGTTCCAGGCGCCCGAAGCCGGATGGTGCGCGAGGCCTGCAGCCTCTTCGAGACCTTGGCGACGGAGCGCCCGTTGCTGCTGGTGCTTGAAGATCTTCACTGGGCCGATTTTGCGACCATCGATTTCCTGTCAGCGCTATGCCGTCGTCGTTCGTCTGCAAAAATCATGCTGATCGCCACCTATCGGCCGGAGGACTTGAAGACTGCTCGCCACCCTCTGAGTCAGATGGCGCATGATCTTGCGTTGCGCAAATACTGCAGCGAGTTCGAACTTGCTCCTCTATCGACGCCCGCAATAGCCGACGTGCTAATGGGCGGTGCGGACGGCGAACCCATCCCTTTGGAGTTCACACAGTTTATCAAGGAGCGCACCGGCGGCAATCCGTTGTTCATGCGGGTTACCTTGGATTATTTGCTTGAGCGCGGAGTCATCGCGCGTACGGCGCATGGTTGGCGTACCCTTACTCCCCTTGACAAGTCGGCGTTCGAAACGCCCCCGACTCTTGGGCGCCTCATCGAGGCAAAAATCGAAAAGATGACCGGCGAGCAGCGACGAGTGCTTGAAGCTGCAAGCGTGGCCGGAAACCACTTCGATCCCGCAACGGCAGCGCCCGCCGCCAAGATGGACGAGCAATCTTTCGAAGCGATCTGCGAGGGTTTCACCGCATTCACGGTTCGGCGAGGCGAACTACTCACTCTTCCGAACAACGAACTCGTTCGCACCTACGCTTTCACTCACGTGGTTTTCCGACAAGTTCTATACGAGGGGATTGGCCAGGTGCGTCGGGCGCGCCTGCATCGCGCGATTGGCGAGCGGCTCGAGGAGATTTATCCGCCAGATCAGCGCAATGATCAGGCCATTCGCTTCGCGCAACATTTTGCCTCCGCGCGAGATTGGTCAAAAGCGCTGGATTACCTGCGTTCCGCCTTGCGCATCGCAAACAGCCGATTTGCTCCCCACGATGCCTTGGCAATTCTCGACCTCGCCGTCAAACTGGCGGCAAACCTTGCCGACAGCGCCCGAATTCCCGCTGAAATTGAATTTCTGGAACGGCGCGCCGCTATTCAGGTCGCGGCCCATGACCCCATGGCCCAAGAGAGCTATGAACAGCTTGCGGAGAAGGCCAGCCAACATGGCGACGTTAGCGCTCAGTGCCGAGCGCTTGTTGGCCTATCCTATGCGCTCGGTTGGCACGATCTCGTTCGCAGCCTTCAAGTTCTCGATCAGGTTTTGGCCCTCTGTGAGAAGCAAGCCGATCCGATACAACAGGATGTCACGCGGATCACCGCCTATGTGCGGCGCATCTGGGGATCTGGCTGGAACCGGGCCGACGCTCGCCGATGCGAGGAAGCGCTTATCCGGCTGAAGAAACATGGCGACCATCCCACCGTCGCCTGGGCGCAGGCCAACTTCAGCATGATATGCATGATTTCGACACGGTACCAAGAGGCCCACGATCTGGTGGCGGAGAGCTACCGTCTGCTGAGCGAGAGTCCTGAGAATCTTGTCGAAGCCGACCTGGCCCGAACGGCCTGGATTCGTCACTTTGGCGTGCCTTGGTCTTTGCTCTCTCTGGGCGAATTTGGCGCAGCATTGACGGAATTCGACGCCGGCATCGCCGCCTTCGAAAGAAACGGCGAACCTTCCGCGGCTCATTCCCTCCGGCTCTACCGCGGCGTCTTGCTTTTCCAAGCCATGGATTTCGAAGGCGTCCTGCAGGCTTGCGGTCCGTCCGAAGGCGACGCCTCCGAAGCCATCCGCATCTTGCCTGTCGAACGCAGAATCTCGCTGATCTTTTGCGGCTTGGCCGAGGTAGGTCTTGGAAACAATGCTGCGGCGCTGGATTATTTGCGCGGAGCCGAAGGCGAGATGGAAAGCCAACCGGTGCATCTCGATTGGTATTGGCGCCTTGTGTTGGAGTGGGGGATGGTCAATCTCCTTATCGCCGATGGCGATCAAGCGGCGGCGCGGGCGCGCGCGGAGCGCCTCTGTGATTTGGCGATGCAAACCAACGAGCGCGCCTGGCAGGCTCTGGCGTGGGAAGCGCGCGCGCGGGCCGCCTTATCCTGCAGTAAAACATCCGAGGCGATCGACCACCTCCTGAAGGCATTAGCTGCATGTGAGGGGGTGCAAGCTCCGCTCGCCGAATGGCGGGTCCACGCGACTGGCGCAATGGTATACGAGGCCGCGGGCGACGTCTGTGGGGCGGGAACGCACGTCCGCCTGGGCGCAGCCCTAAGAAATCGTCTGGCCGAGACCTTGCCGGAGGGCCACGCGCTCCGCTTGACATTCGAACGCCGCAGCGGATCGCGCCCGACTGTCTGA
- a CDS encoding winged helix-turn-helix domain-containing protein — translation MTAMMETSFRIDPINLCLWRTTATGVEERLNLTPKTFDVLRYLVENPGRLVTHGELLGALWHDVHVQPEVLKSHILAIRSALGDKSASPRFIETQRGRGYRFIGPINGFASLANKREAVVELGVFAGRAEPLRQLLALLQRAASGEPQAAFISGEPGIGKTTLVQQFLAEARRQPDLVVAQGHCIEGFAGAEPYYPILEALGGLCKGAAGAGIIRDSGRFGALLGNPDAGPNLDCTADSVAAANRSRRPKPDGARGLQPLRDLGDGAPVAAGA, via the coding sequence ATGACCGCTATGATGGAAACGTCGTTTCGGATCGACCCCATTAATCTGTGCTTGTGGCGGACTACCGCGACCGGTGTGGAAGAGCGCCTCAACCTGACGCCAAAGACCTTCGACGTTCTTCGCTACTTGGTTGAAAATCCCGGCCGGCTGGTGACCCACGGAGAACTTCTTGGAGCCCTATGGCATGACGTGCACGTTCAGCCGGAGGTCCTGAAAAGCCATATTCTCGCCATCCGGAGCGCGCTCGGCGACAAGAGCGCCAGCCCCCGCTTTATCGAGACCCAGCGGGGTCGAGGCTATCGCTTCATCGGCCCGATCAATGGTTTCGCTTCGCTGGCGAATAAGCGCGAAGCCGTCGTCGAGCTTGGCGTGTTCGCCGGGCGCGCCGAGCCTCTGCGGCAGCTTCTGGCGTTGCTTCAACGGGCGGCGTCAGGCGAACCCCAGGCGGCGTTCATCAGCGGCGAACCGGGGATCGGCAAAACGACCCTGGTCCAGCAATTTCTTGCAGAAGCGCGCAGGCAGCCCGATCTTGTCGTGGCTCAGGGCCACTGCATCGAGGGCTTCGCGGGGGCCGAACCCTACTATCCGATACTTGAGGCGCTTGGCGGTTTGTGCAAAGGCGCCGCCGGCGCCGGGATCATTCGGGACTCTGGTCGCTTTGGCGCCCTCCTGGGCAATCCAGATGCCGGCCCAAATCTCGATTGCACAGCGGACAGCGTTGCGGCAGCAAATCGTTCCAGGCGCCCGAAGCCGGATGGTGCGCGAGGCCTGCAGCCTCTTCGAGACCTTGGCGACGGAGCGCCCGTTGCTGCTGGTGCTTGA